One genomic window of Candidatus Dependentiae bacterium includes the following:
- a CDS encoding helix-turn-helix transcriptional regulator: MVSTRLRVKELLRERRWTTKVLAEKTGMSESYLTHIKNGTRRWNEDALRKLAEAFELDPSQLLAHRPQGFAGVAVQTAAEFGEPGAVVAPVSISDFKLRIVPVVGAIPSEPSAYNNQLMQVTSGYKDVFVPVFGYEDDAMFCLCVDDNSMAPNFIKGDFLIIAPSVWTRSGDVVAVEYGNTEMIKDIMTVNYMDDFILLESVNHRRPPIPLVKGKDSFRIIGKLVYRYQRLG, encoded by the coding sequence ATGGTTTCAACGCGATTAAGAGTGAAAGAGCTCCTCAGGGAGCGTCGCTGGACAACCAAAGTGTTGGCAGAAAAGACAGGAATGTCGGAGAGTTATTTAACTCATATTAAGAATGGAACGCGTCGTTGGAACGAAGATGCGCTTCGTAAGCTAGCGGAGGCTTTTGAGCTTGACCCTAGTCAATTACTTGCTCATCGCCCGCAGGGTTTTGCTGGTGTTGCAGTTCAAACAGCAGCTGAATTTGGCGAGCCTGGTGCAGTTGTAGCTCCAGTTTCGATCTCAGATTTTAAGCTTCGGATTGTACCCGTTGTTGGTGCTATTCCATCCGAGCCGTCAGCATATAATAATCAATTAATGCAAGTTACTTCGGGATACAAAGATGTCTTTGTTCCCGTTTTTGGCTATGAAGATGATGCAATGTTTTGTTTGTGCGTTGATGATAATTCAATGGCTCCAAACTTTATCAAGGGTGATTTTTTGATAATTGCGCCATCTGTGTGGACTCGATCAGGAGATGTTGTTGCAGTTGAATACGGTAACACAGAAATGATCAAAGACATTATGACGGTTAATTACATGGATGACTTTATTCTTCTTGAATCTGTAAATCATCGTAGACCGCCAATTCCTTTGGTTAAAGGAAAAGATTCGTTCAGGATTATTGGCAAGTTGGTTTATCGGTACCAACGACTTGGCTAA
- a CDS encoding helix-turn-helix domain-containing protein — protein sequence MTSTSLRVKELLKEFGWTTKVLAEKTGMSESYLTHIKNGTRRWNEDALKKIAEAFEKNPVELFAHRSRDLSGIVQQHQSDMISAYRSSLGKFSQNVAMVPVLKDIPDVVDTQVYAQMQQLAGNEKQFIPIFNLKDPLAFGLVIDSNSLAPRFLKGDVLIVSPKAAVQSGDLVVLEYKHDKVSRGLMVISFMDTVVVLEHPNHKQSPIAMTRNDHYVKILGKVVFRYQKY from the coding sequence ATGACATCTACATCTTTGCGTGTGAAAGAGCTCTTGAAAGAGTTTGGATGGACAACCAAGGTTTTGGCAGAAAAAACAGGAATGTCTGAGAGCTATTTAACTCACATAAAAAATGGAACTCGCCGTTGGAATGAAGATGCGCTAAAAAAAATTGCAGAAGCTTTTGAAAAAAATCCAGTTGAGTTATTTGCACATAGATCGCGAGATCTTTCTGGGATCGTTCAACAACATCAATCCGATATGATTTCGGCTTATCGCTCATCTCTGGGTAAATTTTCTCAGAACGTTGCGATGGTTCCTGTGCTTAAAGATATTCCTGATGTGGTTGATACACAGGTGTATGCGCAAATGCAGCAACTTGCCGGAAATGAAAAACAATTTATTCCTATTTTTAATCTCAAAGATCCGTTGGCGTTTGGATTGGTAATAGATTCAAATTCTTTGGCTCCGCGATTTTTAAAAGGCGATGTTTTGATTGTATCTCCTAAAGCAGCTGTTCAATCGGGAGATTTGGTTGTTTTGGAATATAAACATGACAAAGTCTCTCGTGGACTTATGGTTATCTCATTTATGGATACAGTTGTTGTACTTGAGCATCCGAATCATAAGCAGTCTCCAATTGCCATGACCCGGAATGACCATTATGTAAAAATTCTTGGAAAAGTTGTGTTTAGGTACCAAAAATATTAA
- a CDS encoding ribonuclease HII, giving the protein MILPCPNIHEKNAWNEKKIIAGIDEAGRGPLCGPVVIGAVILPINTAPDFLADSKKITEKQRLKAFEWITKHCLYTTVIISPREIDTYNIYQSTIRGMRQAYIQLNQIAQRAGRGPISHLVIDAMPLKIEKPSLTITPIIKGESASSSIAAASIVAKVIRDQITCDLETMFPYFSLSKHKGYGTAQHQTELALHGQSIMHRKSFVLKSKKTSL; this is encoded by the coding sequence ATGATTTTACCCTGCCCAAATATTCATGAAAAAAATGCCTGGAATGAAAAAAAAATTATAGCCGGAATCGATGAAGCAGGCAGAGGCCCGCTCTGTGGCCCTGTTGTTATTGGAGCTGTTATTTTACCCATCAACACTGCACCAGACTTTTTAGCTGATTCAAAAAAAATTACCGAAAAACAACGCCTCAAAGCATTTGAATGGATTACTAAACATTGTTTGTACACAACTGTTATCATAAGCCCTCGCGAAATCGATACATATAATATTTACCAGTCAACCATACGCGGAATGAGACAAGCGTACATCCAACTCAACCAAATTGCGCAGCGTGCAGGAAGAGGCCCAATTTCACACCTCGTGATTGATGCAATGCCACTGAAAATAGAAAAACCATCTCTTACCATTACGCCCATCATCAAAGGAGAAAGCGCATCAAGTTCAATTGCCGCAGCATCAATCGTTGCAAAAGTTATTCGCGATCAAATCACCTGCGATCTTGAAACAATGTTTCCCTACTTTTCGCTCAGCAAACACAAAGGATATGGAACTGCACAACATCAAACAGAACTTGCACTTCACGGCCAAAGCATCATGCACCGAAAGTCATTTGTTCTAAAATCCAAAAAAACCTCTCTTTAA
- the uvrB gene encoding excinuclease ABC subunit UvrB, with amino-acid sequence MSKIFKLHNPFKPSGDQPTAIAQLTKQRPGKSVLMGVTGSGKTFTLANTIANQNKQVLILSPNKTLAAQLYEEFSLFFPENKVCYFVSYYDYYQPESYLPAQDVYIPKETKVNPEIERLRVEATASIITRPDTIIIASVSAIYSLGNPTDYKTMAMHLEIGTKISRKTLIDSLISIQYKRNDVERESGSFQVHGSVITVIIPYLKNAVRIELFGDVVDRMEFLDKKNYAKMGTVNSVSIFPAKHFVTPADKMNIAVAQIEKDLRVELEKQQDPIVKERMRTRISHDIAMLKATGYCMGIENYSRYFDGRSPGDAPHSLLDFFEKDFLFVIDESHIAIPQLSAMYKGDKARKSSLIEYGFRLPSAYDNRPLMFEEIEGYLNDAIFVSATPGPYEITHATAKPVEQIVRPTGIPDPEIIIRPRENQLTDLLERIKETIAKGYRVLITTLTKKSAEELANYFEEKKIQACYLHDEIKTPERSEILHKLRSGIFDVLIGINLLREGLDLPEVALVAILDADIQGFLRNTRSLIQTIGRAARNAESTVIFYADKMTPAMQEAINETNRRREIQIAYNTKHGITAASVKREVTKSISNLQQAIRDASKNKPKSKKESTDRKLTIVLDSLKEEMKKAAANLNFERAIELREEILKLQEEITKNNSQ; translated from the coding sequence ATGTCGAAAATTTTTAAACTACACAACCCATTCAAGCCCTCAGGCGACCAGCCAACGGCAATTGCACAGCTTACAAAACAACGTCCGGGCAAATCTGTGCTCATGGGTGTTACCGGATCTGGAAAAACATTTACGCTTGCAAATACCATCGCAAATCAAAATAAACAAGTTCTCATTTTATCGCCAAACAAAACATTGGCAGCTCAACTGTACGAAGAATTTTCGCTTTTTTTCCCCGAAAACAAAGTGTGCTATTTTGTGAGTTATTACGATTATTACCAACCCGAATCGTATTTACCCGCACAAGATGTCTACATCCCCAAAGAAACAAAAGTTAATCCCGAAATCGAACGATTACGTGTCGAAGCAACCGCATCTATCATCACGCGGCCCGACACCATTATCATCGCTTCCGTTTCAGCAATTTACTCACTTGGTAACCCCACAGACTACAAAACTATGGCGATGCACCTTGAAATCGGTACAAAGATTTCACGAAAAACACTGATCGACTCACTTATCTCGATTCAATACAAACGGAACGATGTTGAACGTGAGTCAGGATCCTTCCAAGTTCACGGCAGTGTTATCACCGTCATAATTCCGTATCTTAAAAATGCTGTTCGCATAGAACTTTTTGGCGATGTTGTTGATCGCATGGAGTTTTTGGACAAAAAAAATTATGCCAAGATGGGAACGGTCAACAGCGTAAGTATTTTTCCTGCAAAACATTTTGTAACTCCCGCCGACAAAATGAATATCGCCGTGGCACAAATCGAAAAAGACCTGAGAGTCGAGCTTGAAAAACAACAAGATCCAATCGTCAAAGAACGAATGCGCACACGAATTAGTCATGATATTGCCATGCTCAAGGCAACTGGCTACTGCATGGGGATCGAAAACTATTCACGTTATTTTGATGGACGAAGCCCTGGCGATGCGCCGCACTCGCTTCTGGATTTCTTTGAAAAAGATTTTTTATTTGTGATCGATGAATCGCACATCGCCATTCCACAACTCAGCGCGATGTACAAAGGAGACAAAGCCAGAAAATCATCGCTCATCGAATATGGATTTCGATTACCCTCTGCTTACGACAATCGTCCACTAATGTTTGAAGAAATTGAAGGATATTTAAACGACGCCATTTTTGTTTCTGCAACCCCTGGTCCGTACGAAATTACACACGCAACTGCAAAACCAGTTGAACAAATTGTCAGACCCACAGGTATTCCAGATCCCGAAATTATTATTCGTCCTCGTGAAAACCAACTCACCGATTTACTCGAGCGGATCAAAGAAACGATTGCCAAAGGTTACAGAGTTCTTATCACCACGTTGACTAAAAAATCTGCCGAAGAACTTGCGAACTATTTTGAAGAAAAAAAAATTCAGGCTTGCTACCTGCATGATGAAATAAAAACACCCGAACGGTCTGAAATTTTACACAAACTACGCTCGGGAATTTTTGATGTTCTTATCGGAATCAACTTGCTCCGCGAAGGCTTGGATCTGCCGGAAGTTGCCCTAGTTGCAATCCTAGATGCAGATATTCAAGGCTTTTTACGCAACACTCGTTCGCTCATTCAAACAATTGGAAGAGCAGCGCGAAACGCAGAGAGCACTGTAATTTTTTATGCCGATAAAATGACCCCTGCGATGCAAGAAGCGATTAATGAAACAAACAGACGCCGAGAAATCCAAATTGCCTACAACACAAAGCATGGAATCACTGCAGCAAGTGTAAAGCGAGAAGTAACCAAAAGTATTTCAAACCTTCAGCAAGCGATCAGAGATGCATCAAAAAACAAACCCAAGTCAAAAAAAGAATCGACGGATCGAAAATTAACTATCGTTTTAGACAGCCTTAAAGAAGAAATGAAAAAGGCGGCTGCAAACCTTAACTTTGAACGAGCAATCGAACTTCGAGAAGAAATTTTAAAACTGCAGGAAGAGATAACAAAAAATAATTCTCAGTAA
- the psd gene encoding phosphatidylserine decarboxylase (Phosphatidylserine decarboxylase is synthesized as a single chain precursor. Generation of the pyruvoyl active site from a Ser is coupled to cleavage of a Gly-Ser bond between the larger (beta) and smaller (alpha chains). It is an integral membrane protein.), which translates to MNKKLLLFFIFCMPFISPENTPNPLEPAEVFVEPTLLPEDCLVDRNGEIVNQKFSYAKELKLINHYIKPLSIIAKSKHASKFMGWAQNNITPFSIDWRKFAIKHNINLDECVIPEAGFKTFNEFFTRKLKPGARVIDQTNGGVVSPADSKITYVENVSKKDIFIIKSSQWSLTKMLKNQVLADLYEGGTLISFRLAPEDYHRFHFPFDSTPGFSKKIPGRYDSVNPFVYKHGYDPLGENARNILILKSEEFDDPICIIVGALGVGKIIETYSPYVEYKKGDEMGYFEFGASTICLLFKKNIIKPAEGKFISNSIKMIETEVKQGSLIALHKSINHEESPLEKIQVFLYEKYAQLKSFFNKK; encoded by the coding sequence ATGAATAAAAAACTGCTTTTATTTTTTATTTTTTGCATGCCATTCATTTCGCCTGAAAATACACCAAACCCTCTGGAACCTGCAGAAGTTTTTGTAGAGCCTACACTTCTGCCCGAAGATTGCCTTGTTGATCGGAATGGTGAAATCGTAAATCAAAAATTTAGTTACGCTAAAGAATTAAAACTCATCAATCACTACATAAAACCGCTGAGCATTATTGCAAAATCAAAACACGCAAGCAAATTTATGGGATGGGCACAAAATAATATTACGCCGTTTTCGATTGACTGGAGAAAATTTGCAATAAAACACAATATAAATCTTGATGAATGCGTAATCCCCGAAGCAGGATTTAAAACATTTAATGAATTTTTCACCAGAAAATTAAAACCAGGCGCCAGAGTAATCGACCAAACGAATGGTGGGGTTGTCAGTCCCGCAGATTCAAAAATTACCTACGTAGAAAACGTATCGAAAAAAGACATTTTTATTATCAAAAGCTCACAATGGTCATTAACAAAAATGCTTAAAAATCAGGTTCTTGCAGATTTATACGAAGGCGGAACCTTAATTAGCTTTCGACTAGCCCCAGAAGACTACCATCGATTCCATTTTCCATTCGACTCAACTCCAGGATTTTCCAAAAAAATTCCAGGCCGATACGATTCAGTTAATCCATTTGTTTATAAACATGGATACGACCCTTTGGGTGAAAATGCGCGCAATATTCTCATCTTAAAATCAGAAGAATTCGATGACCCCATTTGCATTATCGTTGGAGCTCTTGGGGTAGGAAAAATAATCGAAACATATTCTCCCTACGTAGAATACAAAAAAGGTGATGAAATGGGATATTTTGAATTTGGTGCCTCAACAATTTGCCTGCTTTTCAAAAAAAATATCATCAAACCTGCTGAGGGAAAATTTATATCCAATTCAATAAAAATGATTGAAACCGAAGTCAAGCAAGGTTCACTCATCGCTCTTCACAAAAGCATTAACCACGAAGAAAGCCCGCTTGAGAAAATACAAGTTTTTTTGTACGAAAAATACGCTCAACTTAAGTCTTTTTTTAATAAAAAATAA
- a CDS encoding glutamate--tRNA ligase, with the protein MVNVRTRFAPSPTGYLHVGGLRTALYAYLWAKKNNGKFLLRIEDTDRTRLVSGAVENIIKTLEWAGIDFDEGPGKPGVCASYIQSERLAIYHTYVEQLLNQGLAYECFCSAERLDRVRNDQIAQKLPPAYDKLCRNLTQDQLKNKKEENASWVVRMKVPEDGELTFNDVIRGDVTFSFKNVDDQVILKSDGYPTYHLAVVVDDHEMQISHVIRGEEWLSSTPKHILLYKAFGWQEPIWVHLPLMLNPDRSKLSKRQGDVAVEDYKNKGFFPEALVNFVAFLGWNPGDGETRELFSLQELIQAFSLERVGKSGAVFNIEKLHWFNQQYLLKKSNYELLALLRNEMTGKIDKTFTDEYLINVIELLKDRVSFVSEYLEHGREFFVAPESYDEAVKAKCWKNGAPELVALLSEKINRLDEFSATTVEFLLRSHALDHGLSIGSVMLPMRFALAGIGQGANLFAMIAILGKEETARRITRALEALK; encoded by the coding sequence ATGGTGAATGTTCGCACTCGTTTTGCGCCAAGCCCGACAGGATATTTGCATGTTGGTGGACTACGGACCGCGTTGTATGCATATTTGTGGGCAAAAAAAAATAATGGAAAATTTTTACTCAGAATAGAAGACACTGACAGAACACGGTTGGTTTCTGGGGCGGTTGAAAATATCATAAAAACACTTGAATGGGCGGGAATTGATTTTGATGAGGGTCCTGGAAAGCCTGGGGTTTGTGCGTCATACATTCAATCTGAGCGTCTTGCAATTTATCATACGTATGTTGAGCAGTTGCTCAATCAAGGGCTTGCGTATGAATGTTTTTGTTCAGCAGAACGGCTAGATCGAGTTAGAAACGACCAGATTGCGCAAAAGCTTCCTCCTGCATACGACAAATTATGTAGAAATTTAACTCAAGATCAGCTTAAAAATAAAAAAGAAGAAAATGCTTCTTGGGTTGTTCGGATGAAGGTTCCAGAAGATGGTGAACTGACGTTTAATGATGTTATTCGTGGGGATGTGACATTCAGCTTCAAGAATGTTGATGATCAAGTAATTTTGAAGTCTGATGGCTATCCAACGTATCACTTAGCGGTTGTTGTTGATGATCACGAAATGCAGATTTCACACGTTATTCGTGGTGAGGAGTGGCTTTCTTCGACCCCTAAGCATATTTTATTGTATAAAGCTTTTGGGTGGCAGGAGCCTATTTGGGTGCATTTACCACTGATGCTTAATCCTGATAGAAGCAAGCTCAGTAAGCGCCAGGGAGATGTTGCGGTAGAAGACTATAAAAATAAAGGCTTTTTCCCTGAGGCGTTGGTTAACTTTGTCGCCTTTTTGGGATGGAATCCTGGAGATGGTGAAACGCGAGAATTATTTTCGCTTCAAGAATTGATTCAAGCTTTTTCTCTCGAGCGAGTTGGTAAGTCTGGAGCTGTTTTTAATATTGAAAAGCTACATTGGTTTAACCAGCAATACTTACTTAAAAAATCAAATTATGAGTTACTTGCGTTGTTGCGCAATGAGATGACAGGAAAAATTGATAAAACGTTTACCGATGAGTATTTGATCAACGTTATTGAGTTGTTGAAAGATAGGGTTTCTTTTGTCAGCGAATACTTAGAACATGGACGAGAATTTTTTGTCGCACCAGAGAGTTATGACGAAGCAGTAAAAGCAAAGTGTTGGAAAAACGGGGCACCAGAATTGGTTGCATTGTTGAGCGAGAAAATAAATCGGTTAGATGAATTTTCGGCAACAACCGTTGAGTTTTTGTTGCGATCGCATGCGTTGGACCATGGCTTGAGTATCGGTAGTGTTATGTTACCAATGAGGTTTGCTCTTGCAGGTATTGGGCAGGGTGCAAATTTGTTTGCGATGATTGCTATTTTGGGAAAAGAAGAAACAGCCCGGCGAATTACACGAGCACTTGAAGCTCTCAAGTAA
- a CDS encoding ABC transporter ATP-binding protein: MERIKTIKLARAYTNGDTTVHALKEVSLSIHDGEFVAITGTSGSGKTTLMQLLGCLDIPTSGDYFIDGINVAHLSDNQLAHIRNTKIGFVFQRYNLLPDLSAIDNVALPRLYSGISEEQAQQEARELLKLVELEHRAEHHPYEMSGGQQQRVAIARSLINNPAIILADEPTGNLDSATTQAILDLFKKLNQEKNTTIILVTHEDEVALQTKRIIKLKDGLIISDSPTSQK, from the coding sequence ATGGAGCGAATAAAAACAATCAAACTTGCCCGTGCGTACACCAACGGAGACACCACCGTTCACGCACTCAAAGAAGTTTCTCTTTCGATTCACGATGGAGAATTTGTAGCAATTACCGGAACTTCAGGATCAGGAAAAACAACCCTCATGCAGCTGCTGGGATGCTTAGATATTCCAACTAGTGGTGATTATTTTATTGATGGAATAAACGTTGCACATCTTTCTGATAACCAACTTGCTCACATTCGCAACACAAAGATTGGATTTGTTTTTCAACGATACAACCTACTTCCCGATCTTTCGGCTATCGACAACGTTGCTCTTCCTCGGTTATACAGCGGAATCTCAGAAGAACAAGCTCAGCAAGAAGCCCGCGAATTGCTCAAGCTGGTAGAACTAGAACACCGTGCAGAACACCACCCCTATGAAATGTCGGGCGGGCAACAACAACGAGTTGCAATTGCTCGATCACTCATCAACAACCCTGCAATTATTCTGGCTGATGAACCCACTGGAAATCTTGATAGCGCAACCACTCAGGCTATTTTAGATCTGTTCAAAAAATTAAATCAGGAAAAAAATACGACAATTATTCTCGTCACTCACGAAGACGAAGTGGCGCTTCAGACAAAACGCATCATCAAGCTCAAAGACGGATTGATTATTTCTGACTCTCCCACATCACAGAAATGA
- the ychF gene encoding redox-regulated ATPase YchF encodes MALQAGLVGLPNVGKSTLFNALTKSSIPAENFPFCTVDPHIAITQVPDERIEKLQTLFKSEKKIPATMQFVDIAGLVKGASKGEGLGNQFLGNIMQVDLIIHVVRCFENELIVHVHNQVDPISDFNDIISELILKDMDSAQKRKEKLEQLIKSAKTKQLKAQELELLEREREIVNQLEVLFNKEDLSAIQQLVAQAKTDGITLVPFLSGKPFLIAANFDEDSFADGSYKNSVFYSRLIEKFGIDSIIPVSAKIEADLAQLSEEEAAEMREVLGITQSGLDELIQKTYKKLQLMSYFTCGPKEIHTWTIKKGTNVQKAAGEIHSDLERGFIAADVYNAQDLFALGSEAGLRNAGKLRTEGRDYIVKDGDILNIKFNV; translated from the coding sequence ATGGCTTTACAAGCTGGCCTGGTTGGCCTTCCTAACGTTGGAAAATCTACACTTTTTAATGCACTTACCAAATCAAGCATCCCGGCAGAAAATTTTCCTTTTTGCACGGTTGATCCACACATCGCGATTACTCAAGTTCCTGACGAACGAATCGAAAAACTTCAGACGCTGTTTAAGTCCGAAAAAAAAATCCCCGCAACCATGCAGTTTGTTGATATCGCTGGATTGGTAAAAGGCGCTTCAAAAGGCGAAGGCCTGGGCAATCAGTTTCTTGGCAACATTATGCAGGTCGATTTGATTATCCACGTTGTCAGATGCTTTGAAAACGAGCTCATTGTTCACGTTCACAACCAAGTTGACCCTATCTCAGATTTCAATGACATCATCTCTGAACTTATCCTCAAAGACATGGACTCTGCTCAAAAACGCAAAGAAAAACTCGAACAACTCATCAAAAGCGCAAAAACCAAGCAATTAAAAGCACAAGAACTCGAGTTATTGGAGCGTGAGCGCGAAATTGTAAACCAACTTGAAGTGCTTTTTAACAAGGAAGATTTATCCGCGATTCAACAGCTTGTTGCTCAAGCAAAAACCGACGGAATCACCCTTGTCCCTTTCTTATCAGGAAAACCATTTTTGATTGCTGCAAATTTTGACGAAGATTCATTTGCAGATGGTTCATACAAAAATTCTGTATTTTACAGCAGACTCATCGAAAAATTTGGGATCGATTCGATTATTCCGGTATCCGCTAAAATCGAAGCCGATTTGGCGCAACTTTCTGAAGAAGAAGCAGCAGAAATGAGAGAAGTTCTTGGTATTACCCAGTCTGGACTTGATGAACTCATCCAAAAGACCTACAAAAAGCTTCAACTGATGTCATATTTTACCTGTGGGCCAAAAGAAATTCACACCTGGACCATCAAAAAAGGAACCAACGTCCAGAAAGCAGCGGGAGAAATTCACTCAGACCTTGAACGTGGGTTTATTGCGGCCGATGTGTACAACGCACAAGACCTTTTTGCACTTGGATCCGAAGCCGGGCTACGCAATGCAGGAAAACTACGCACCGAAGGTCGTGACTACATCGTAAAAGACGGCGATATTTTAAATATTAAATTTAACGTTTAA
- a CDS encoding helix-turn-helix domain-containing protein, with amino-acid sequence MHYSHLTRDQRFQIFAYKSTGMSSRSIGLRIHVASSRVSREIKRNELKYRCKFYR; translated from the coding sequence TCTCATTTAACCCGAGATCAACGATTTCAAATTTTTGCATATAAATCAACAGGAATGTCGAGTAGATCGATTGGGCTACGGATACATGTTGCGTCATCAAGGGTAAGTAGGGAAATTAAACGGAATGAACTGAAGTACCGATGCAAGTTTTACAGATGA